The following are from one region of the Amycolatopsis sp. QT-25 genome:
- a CDS encoding MFS transporter — MPAALLALAISAFGIGTTEFVIMGLLPEVASDFGVSIPSAGLLISGYALGVVVGAPVLTALASRVPRKTVLVGLMVLFIAGNVVSALAPTYGLLMTGRVVAALSHGAFFGVGAVVAASLVAPNKQAGAIAMMFTGLTVANVLGVPAGTALGQALGWRSTFWAVSALGVLGLIGILALVPAQATAKSAGLRSQLAVFRRPQVWLALAMTALGFAGVFASFTYIAPMMTEVAGFSPGAVTWLLVLFGAGLFAGNLLGGRAADRSLMPSLYVILAVLAAVLVVFVFTAHAQLPAAITIAVFGAAGFATVAPLQARVMNKAEGAPALASAANIAAFNLGNAAGAWLGGKAIDAGLGYTAPNWIGAGLALAGLLVAVISGMLDGGRRKARRAEPAPAA, encoded by the coding sequence ATGCCTGCCGCTCTGCTCGCACTGGCGATCAGCGCCTTCGGGATCGGCACCACCGAGTTCGTGATCATGGGCCTGTTACCCGAGGTCGCGAGCGACTTCGGCGTTTCGATCCCCTCCGCGGGGCTGCTGATCTCCGGATACGCGCTCGGTGTCGTGGTCGGCGCCCCGGTACTCACCGCGCTCGCGTCGCGGGTGCCGCGCAAGACGGTCCTGGTCGGCCTGATGGTCCTGTTCATCGCCGGCAACGTCGTTTCCGCGCTCGCCCCCACCTACGGCCTGCTGATGACCGGCCGGGTGGTCGCCGCGCTCTCGCACGGCGCGTTCTTCGGCGTCGGCGCGGTCGTCGCCGCCTCACTGGTCGCGCCGAACAAGCAGGCCGGTGCCATCGCGATGATGTTCACCGGGCTGACCGTCGCCAACGTCCTCGGCGTTCCCGCCGGTACCGCGCTCGGCCAGGCGCTGGGCTGGCGTTCGACGTTCTGGGCGGTCAGCGCGCTCGGGGTGCTCGGCCTGATCGGGATCCTCGCACTGGTTCCCGCCCAGGCGACGGCGAAGAGCGCGGGACTGCGCAGTCAACTGGCCGTGTTCCGGCGTCCGCAGGTGTGGCTCGCGCTGGCGATGACGGCACTCGGCTTCGCCGGGGTGTTCGCGTCCTTCACCTACATCGCCCCGATGATGACCGAGGTCGCCGGCTTCTCCCCCGGCGCAGTGACCTGGCTGCTGGTGCTGTTCGGCGCCGGGCTGTTCGCCGGCAACCTGCTCGGCGGCAGGGCGGCCGACCGGTCGCTGATGCCCAGCCTGTACGTCATCCTCGCCGTGCTCGCGGCCGTGCTGGTCGTGTTCGTCTTCACCGCGCACGCCCAGCTTCCCGCCGCGATCACCATCGCGGTCTTCGGCGCCGCCGGGTTCGCGACCGTCGCGCCGCTGCAAGCCCGCGTGATGAACAAGGCCGAAGGCGCGCCCGCGCTGGCTTCGGCGGCCAACATCGCCGCGTTCAACCTCGGCAACGCCGCGGGCGCGTGGCTCGGCGGCAAGGCCATCGACGCGGGTCTCGGCTACACCGCGCCCAACTGGATCGGCGCCGGTCTCGCCCTCGCCGGACTGCTGGTCGCGGTGATCTCCGGCATGCTCGATGGCGGGCGGCGAAAGGCTCGTCGCGCCGAACCGGCCCCCGCAGCCTGA
- a CDS encoding MarR family transcriptional regulator → MSLADDAVEARAQGWRTLAALHARIEDALERALAQQHELSVTEYTVLDVLARQDGFHLRMNQLSNAVVLSQSATTRLVSRLEDRGLLQRYLCPDDRRGIYTEVTPAGQELLASARPTHDTVLTEALAAAEELPELAPLVAALGKLTFARS, encoded by the coding sequence GTGTCACTGGCCGACGACGCCGTGGAGGCACGCGCGCAGGGCTGGCGGACCCTGGCCGCACTGCACGCGCGGATCGAGGACGCGCTCGAGCGCGCGCTGGCGCAGCAGCACGAGCTGTCCGTCACCGAGTACACCGTGCTGGACGTGCTCGCCCGCCAGGACGGTTTCCACCTGCGGATGAACCAGCTTTCGAACGCCGTCGTACTCAGCCAGTCGGCGACGACCCGGCTGGTGTCGCGGCTGGAGGACCGAGGGCTGCTGCAGCGGTACCTGTGCCCGGACGACCGGCGGGGGATCTACACGGAGGTCACCCCCGCCGGGCAGGAACTACTGGCGTCCGCCCGGCCGACGCACGACACCGTCCTCACCGAGGCGCTGGCCGCCGCCGAGGAACTCCCCGAACTCGCGCCCTTGGTCGCCGCGCTCGGAAAGCTCACCTTCGCCCGCTCCTGA
- a CDS encoding amidohydrolase family protein has protein sequence MEDLLLRRVRVGLAGSLSDVLIKGGRIAAIAGPGQAGEASEILDGHGGTLLPGLVDAHVHTAQWSAARRRIPLGEATSAAHTVELVLAHLLANPVPPGDLVLGAGFRDGLWPDAPHKDLLQKALPGHPVALFSADLHTLWLSPAALKLVGREHPTGVLLENDCMSATAELPVAPEDVIDGWVADALGAAAARGVTRIVDYEYADTVTDWRRRLARKPLPVRVSCVIARYLLDTAIERGQRTGDVLEGTGGLLTVGPYKLFVDGSLNTRTAYCVGQYAGTESHGLLELPPEELQPLMRKAFQHGLFPAVHAIGDHANKIALDAFAVVGCPGRIEHAQLLCAEDVARFAELGVVASVQPAHQPDDRDVADRHWHDWTDRAFPYGALHRAGVRLEFGSDAPVAPLDPWDAIASAVSRTDDDRPPWHPEQAMPLEAALAASSGGRTGVTVGDVADLVVTAVDPSRLSPGGLRDTPVTATVMNGRITYAA, from the coding sequence GTGGAAGATCTTCTGTTGCGCCGGGTCCGGGTCGGCTTGGCGGGTTCCCTGTCGGACGTGCTGATCAAGGGGGGCCGGATCGCGGCCATCGCGGGACCGGGGCAGGCGGGTGAGGCGTCGGAGATCCTGGACGGACACGGCGGCACGCTGCTGCCCGGCCTCGTCGACGCGCATGTGCACACCGCGCAGTGGTCGGCCGCGCGCCGCCGGATCCCGCTCGGGGAGGCGACGTCGGCCGCGCACACGGTCGAACTCGTGCTCGCCCATCTGCTGGCGAATCCCGTACCGCCCGGCGATCTGGTGCTCGGCGCCGGGTTTCGCGACGGTCTCTGGCCCGACGCCCCGCACAAGGACCTGCTGCAGAAGGCACTGCCCGGGCATCCGGTCGCCCTGTTCAGCGCCGACCTCCACACGCTGTGGCTCAGCCCCGCGGCGCTGAAGCTCGTCGGCCGCGAGCATCCGACCGGCGTGCTGCTGGAGAACGACTGCATGAGCGCGACGGCCGAACTCCCGGTCGCCCCCGAAGACGTCATCGACGGCTGGGTCGCCGACGCGCTCGGCGCGGCGGCCGCCCGTGGCGTCACCAGGATCGTCGACTACGAGTACGCCGACACCGTCACCGACTGGCGGCGACGGCTGGCGCGTAAACCCCTGCCGGTCCGGGTCTCCTGCGTGATCGCGAGATACCTGCTCGACACCGCCATCGAACGCGGTCAGCGCACCGGCGACGTCCTCGAAGGCACCGGCGGGCTGCTCACGGTCGGCCCGTACAAGCTCTTCGTCGACGGTTCCTTGAACACGCGCACCGCCTACTGCGTGGGCCAGTACGCCGGAACGGAGTCCCACGGGCTGCTCGAACTGCCGCCCGAGGAGCTGCAACCGTTGATGCGCAAGGCTTTCCAGCACGGCCTTTTCCCAGCGGTGCACGCGATCGGCGATCACGCCAACAAGATCGCGCTCGACGCCTTCGCCGTCGTCGGCTGCCCAGGCCGTATCGAACACGCGCAGCTGCTGTGCGCCGAGGACGTCGCGCGCTTCGCTGAACTGGGTGTCGTGGCGAGTGTGCAGCCCGCCCATCAGCCGGACGACCGCGACGTCGCCGACCGGCACTGGCACGACTGGACCGACCGGGCCTTCCCTTACGGCGCCCTGCATCGCGCCGGGGTGCGGCTGGAGTTCGGCTCCGACGCGCCGGTCGCGCCGCTGGACCCGTGGGACGCGATCGCGTCGGCGGTCAGCCGCACCGACGACGACCGGCCGCCGTGGCATCCCGAACAGGCCATGCCACTGGAGGCCGCGCTCGCGGCGTCGTCCGGCGGCCGGACCGGCGTGACCGTCGGGGACGTCGCGGATCTGGTCGTCACCGCGGTGGACCCGTCACGACTGTCCCCGGGCGGGCTGCGCGACACCCCCGTCACCGCCACCGTCATGAACGGCCGGATCACCTACGCGGCTTGA
- a CDS encoding aldo/keto reductase, which translates to MTDIPTVELDNGVAMPQLGFGVFQVPDEETTAAVKAALDAGYRSIDTAAVYGNETGVGKALAQSGIARDELFVTTKLWNSEQGYDATLKAFDASMAKLGLEKLDLYLIHWPTPERDLYLDTWKAFEKLYADGRVRAIGVSNFQPAHLERLLDAGSVTPAVNQVEVHPYLQQAEIREFDAKHGIVTEAWSPLAKGGDLLGEEAIKALAAKHGRTPAQIVLRWHLQLGNVVIPKSVTPSRIKENLDVFGFTLSEEDIASLSVLDRDERTGPDPDTFNVA; encoded by the coding sequence GTGACCGACATTCCCACCGTCGAACTCGACAACGGGGTGGCGATGCCGCAGCTCGGGTTCGGCGTCTTCCAGGTGCCCGACGAGGAGACCACCGCCGCCGTCAAGGCCGCGCTGGACGCGGGCTACCGCAGCATCGACACCGCCGCCGTCTACGGCAACGAAACAGGCGTCGGCAAGGCGCTCGCCCAGTCCGGGATCGCCCGCGACGAGCTGTTCGTCACCACCAAGCTGTGGAACAGCGAGCAAGGTTACGACGCCACGCTGAAGGCGTTCGACGCGAGCATGGCCAAATTGGGCCTGGAGAAGCTGGACCTGTACCTCATCCACTGGCCGACGCCGGAGCGCGATCTCTACCTGGACACGTGGAAGGCCTTCGAGAAGCTGTACGCCGACGGCCGGGTGCGCGCGATCGGCGTATCCAACTTCCAGCCCGCGCACCTCGAACGGCTTCTCGACGCCGGTTCCGTGACTCCGGCGGTCAACCAGGTCGAGGTGCACCCGTACCTGCAGCAGGCCGAGATACGCGAATTCGACGCGAAGCACGGCATCGTGACCGAAGCGTGGAGCCCGCTGGCCAAGGGCGGTGACCTGCTCGGCGAGGAGGCGATCAAGGCGCTGGCCGCCAAGCACGGCCGCACCCCCGCGCAGATCGTGCTGCGGTGGCATCTGCAGCTGGGCAACGTCGTGATCCCGAAGTCCGTGACGCCGTCGCGGATCAAGGAGAACCTCGACGTCTTCGGGTTCACGCTGTCGGAGGAGGACATCGCGTCCCTGTCCGTGCTGGACCGGGACGAGCGGACCGGGCCGGACCCCGACACCTTCAACGTCGCTTAG